AAATTAATACTTTACTAGGATACAAGTGAAGACCAATAGTTGTTGcagtttatgaaaaaattattcgcatcatatttttatttcgatttcCAATTCACTTATCCTTTTCAATTGTCCTTGAATACTTTAAGTCTCAATCTATCGGATGCTTCTGACTGTTCTGTTTTTTCCCAAAGACTCCAGAGAGCAAAACTTACGACAGCGACGTAACCAGCAAAGTTCCATCCAACTCCTCCACAATAGACGAGGAAGTTACGCTGTCTAACCGAAGTTGCGACAGTCGAGGTCTAGAATCGACAAGTGGGCCCATCGATTCCGAGCGCACCAGGATAATTAAAAACGAGTCGATGATAATATCATTGGAGAATGCTTTAGGAGTGAGTAATTAAATATCTACACTGCACGAAAAAATACTTTACTCGTTCCaaggtattttttattggacaAGAAAATTTCTTATAAAAAGATTTTACTGAATGCATTTTgcaaaattcctgtttcaaaaAGATCCTTGTAATAGTGGATCACTTTGTATTTGAGTACATCTGTCAATATTCATCCGTCAGTACTTTATCAGCTGATTTATAAACAAAGAACTAATTCTCAGGTGAAAAAAGCTGAAATCGCAGAATTAcgagaaaaaatgagaaacctGGTGGGAGAACTACGAGAGCGAGAGACCAAAAATAAGAATTTACAGGATCACCTGAGGGTAATAATACATTACAGGACCAGTGCCTTCGGCTGGGACGCTAACTCCATACGAGTAAAAAATCCCATGGCATAAGTCAGAAGCAATATTTTTCGTAATGATTTTCACTTTTACGACAAGAACTTTCCCAACACATGTAATGCGCGCGCAATTGTCATTTTCCACATGGCCTGCATAAAGACATTTATGACgcctagaatttttctttgacaCTCATGGGGAAAGTTTAATTTAACCgttgacaagaaaaaaaaaaattttacctcAACTGACGGGCATCATCGCaccctatttttcattataatgtgggaaaaattttctctttacacatggagcaaaaaattgtttaaaaattacgtctcTGTTCAGTAACCTGCCAGtcagaataataattaataaaaattacgaaatatttacgcattttttccgGACAAAGTagggaacgttcagtgaaaaaatgtggtcttctgtcatttttactgagtgacagattacgaaacaggcacataatttttaaacaatttttcgccCCGTACATCCAAGTAATTAAAACACTCCACTTAAACACAACTTTGAAAGTTTATGCAGACCCTGTGGGAAACAACCACTTTTTCAGAGACTAAAGAGCCGAcaaaagtgaattttttacaCAAATATTCAGttgtgacaaaaaaattattctttctgCTCATATTACCTGTTGATTCACGACAGAGTATGCAATCACAATTGGAGATGATGGCAGAGCGCAATTCAGCGATCGAAGAAtacaaaaaagtattttaccaatttattttttttcaaacacaaTTGATCACATCTTTATTGCTCTGACAATTCCTGCAACTCAAAGATAGCGAATGGGAAAAACTTGATCGATCAGTTGAAAACTAAGCTAGATGAAAAACGAGAGCAGTGCCTTGAAATGtcaaaggaaataaataaattgcgcCAGAGGCAAAACAACGACGAGGTGCGAGCCGAGAGAGACGATTTAAATGTAAGTGAATTCATGTTCttgtttttcttctctttgcACGAGAATAAAGAATTCTCGAGCCATTGATAATACCATATTTTTAACGAGTTCCTTGACAGCCCGTAAAATCTTCAaattatcaacttttttttattaattctcaAAGTTCAATGAAGATAAACACACCTTATTATTGCGTCTGACGTTGCAAGCAATGCCCTgcttatttattcaatttcttcGGTTTAGAATAAACTCCAAGAACTCCTACGATCACTGAAAAGCTTTGGAGTAGAACCAAGTGAAAAAGgactggaaaaaattttacgagAGAGAAAGGAATTGATAGAATCTGAAAATAACTGGCATCTGCAGTGTTTAGACCATGAAGAGGAAATTGGCAAATTATCTCACTTGATGGACCGGATGTGCAATCAACATCAAGAACGAGAGGTGAGCTCAACATTTCCCTCGAATCTTctcattttctcaatttccaaaattttatttctgcatTTTTCCCTACGCAACTAGAACGATTTGACGAAAACTATTGAAAATCTCAAAATGGAGTCGAGgaataagaataaaaaactGGATGAATACAAAGATAAAATGTCAACAATGTTGAAAACATTTGAAGAGAAAATCATCTACCAAAAATCACTGGCAGATCGAAATATAGAGGATGGAAATATTGACAGAGTATTGTCATTGTATCTGCAAAAATCGGTTGACaaattcactgaaatttcCGAGGCCTTCGAGTGTAATCAGAACATCTGGCTATGTAGAATAAAAAGGCAAATGTTAGTCTCTGACATTTATTGGCTTTGCATTGGCCCTCAGGTCTGCGATCCACTGAAGGGGATGGCCCTGGCCCTGGAACAAACGAAATCGAGCAACTGAAGAATGAACTTATGGAGCCAATGCAAGAACTCAAGGAGCAGATTGTCAAAAAAACCAACGAAGCGAATCTCTACCTCAATCGTTATGAAGACTGTCAGAGGATTATTGAGGTTCAGTCTGAAGAGTTGAAGCAGTTGCGGGGGACTCAACACAAGCTGGACGAGAGATCGTCGATCATTGAAGAGTTGAAGAAATCTCAGAGCAAAATGGAATTAAAGTAAAGAACGTGATGTtacctcattaattttttggcATTGCATGAAGTAGaagggttttttttaatatcatagGATATTCGTAGGTCAACCTGAGGGCTAGTGCCACCCTCTCAAAGGTTAAAGAGGACTATTGGCACTAGTATCCAGCCTCATTTTCCGTCACAAAACGCAAACAGTCAATACTCTGTACCATTTCCTAATTTTTCCAGATTCGTTGAACTTCACAAAGAGCACTACAACTTAACGAACACAATCGAAAACCTGACCAGTGAGCTGAGTCGAAAAAACGAGGAAATAATGAACCtcgagacggagagggactcTCTCTCCTGCAGACTCACTAGTTCTGGGATCGAATTAAAATCGAAAGACGATAAAATCAACTCTCTGAAACGTGAAAACTTGGAAATCGAGGGGAAGTTGAAAGAAGCCGAGGCGAATGCTGTGAAAATCCAATCGGAGATCAAAGTGCTCAAGCACGAGAGTGACATCATAAACCAGCTGTCATTCCTGCAGAAGGAAATCACCAAGTATGCAAAGGAGAAGAAAAGACTGGAAGAAAGTATTTTACATCTTCGAGAGGAGTTCAAGACCTGCCATAGCTCCAATCAAACCCTGGACGAGAGTCTTAgcgaaaaaataaaggagaaaGAGTCCCTCCAGAATAAGATCGCCGAGATGAAGGAGAATATCAGTAATTTGTCCAACGAATTGACCTTTAACAATTTTGATAGGAGAAATATTATGAGTTTGCCGCTGAAACTCTGCGAGAGCATTGAAGTGCTGAAGAAACGTCTTCAGAGCAGCTCTTCAGGGACTGAGCATTCGAGGCCGAGCAACGATCGCCTGGAGAACGATGTTGAAGAGTATCAGAGTCAGTTGTTCGGGAATTGCAACGACAGGACCACTATCAGAAAGagcgaaatttttttcaaccgaAATCTGCAACTGATGGAGGGAACTAAGAGTGGACTTCATCCTATTCATTTCAAGGGAGACGATGAGAGGGGAAAGAGCATTCATCAGGAAAATGAACAGCTGTCGTCAGGACCAACTGTGAGAGTTTTCCTGACTTATTCCAATTTTCCCATTCCCTAAGATCCACCTCAAAATTACCAAACTATTTTCAAAATCTCCGAAATCAAATCTTATTGATTGgtttttgtttcattaaaaaatggaacTATTATCATCACTTACAGTGGATGTTTTACAGGATGGAAAAATTGTCATGCAAGATACTCCACCAAAAACTGTCCAGGGAGATTACGAGAATTTGGAAAGAAATTACGGAGGGGTGAAGAGTGTCAAGGGATCAGAGGGCCACTATTACGTTCCTGTATCAGCAGACACAAAACCTTGGATTTCGGTAATTGCAATCATACAAATCATGACCTGCCTTTcatcattcaatttcattgaacaacGATAATGATGATAGTGGTGGTGATGAACGATAATTAATAACGATAGAATTATTTCGACGATTAGAATTTGATCGAGAAAAGTGTACCACAGAAATCTGAATTGTTCGTAAAGCCAGAGCCAGTGAGCAATGATCCTCCTAAAGTATCCGTCTTCAGGAATCCTCAAACGTTCTTCCGAGACATCAAGAGCCCAGTAACTATACAGTCATCTGGGCAATCTGATATGAGAGCTCCCTTCTACGACACCGCCTCCATGAATCAACggtatttatataaaatttaatatttattgaaaatcaatgaaatagtcaaaattgaattgaatcgaTGTACCTCATCGCTACTAAAGTGCGTTCAATTCACAGATACGGACAAGACGTTCAACTGCCTAGATACGAGTATCATATTAAATTACACGATGTACCTGCATCCAAAACCACAGTAAGTCTTTTTTCTGTAATCAAGAAATCAGAAACAAATTCAGATGAGAACGAAATTTACTAGAACGAAGAGCGGCCCTGAGCTGTTAGAAATCATTTCTCCATTGATATGAAATAATTCTATTCAGTTTCAGGTCGACACATCAAACAAGAATTTTATCAGAGCATGCAGTGCCCGCcggaaaaacaataattaatatgaCCTAGATATGGCCGGGATTTCGATAAATTTACTtcacatttataaaaaatacagttGATATAATCAAACTGATTTTGAGTTCTTTGAAtaccaatttatttatttcattgaaatgatAACGATGACGATCGATCGGTCATCGTTTAGCATCTATCCACGATTTccctattgatttatttacaatatttacaaGTTTAACCATTAAATTAAACCAAATTCACTACACAATAATCTGTCCTCCTGAGAGACTCTTCAATAAGTCCATCGAGGATCGAATAAAATTACGTAATACTGGatcataattatcattatataaaaaatatattttctcgggtaatattaattaacaatatttATCATCAAAAAAAGCCACATCTTGAATTCATCCCCAACagatggaaaatattatttgttgGAGCATTTCTTTCACGTTTTGCGACATAAACTCAATGCGAAAGCAGCATATTCAGTGGTAATTCTTCGCAATTCCCTTCTCATTCCTCATTCTTTTTCACTCTCGACGAAAAAAGGATAGCGAAGAGCCTGAGGCAAGTGTTCTCATTAAGGGATTGCACAACATCTGAGAAAAGTAATTCTAATAGTCCCGCAGGCTGTGTCTGGatcattcaaaataaaaatgatagtgAGACACGACAAATTGTCGGTAAATCaaaaggaatttttaattacaccCAGGCACTTCAACGATCTTGGATCGTCGATATCATGGTCCGTAATTCCCTTCATCACTATTCATCAAGAAGTTCTCCACTTTaggatggaaataaaaattgatcaagCAACGTTCCTGGTAAAAAACTCATCAGTGGAAAGAGGttcttttaatatttttttccagtaaaCTGACGAGTTTGAAGTTAATTCCTTACACTAGCTAGCTGGGCAATGATTGATCATTTTATAAATTGACCGATCAATCTCCATTTCCCCTTTGTACTAGAATACGTCAGGGTGTCGAACAGGTCCACAACAGGTGTCCAACAAATCAGCCATTAATTTTCCCTCTGAACACATGTCTTCCATTCCTCTTCCTGTGGAAAAATCCTACGATTCTTTTTCCTCACTGACTGCGCGTTTATGAACAAAAACGTCTCTATTATCACAAACCGTAAAGCTCTTCAGATCCGGCGTACTGCTGGTCTGAGAGATGATCTTTTTAGCCGAAGGAAGGGAGTCCACAGTTCTTCTCCTATTGACATGAGTGTCCAACGGTCGTTTCCACCTGATGCCCTTCTTCTTCCTGCTACTACCCACAGAGCCCTGTCGTCTCACCAGGAACTTCGGAGCAGCCCTCATTTTCGGCGAATCTCCGACGTTGCTGGTACTATCAAAGACCTCGTTAACCCCTGGTAGATGCTCCTGAGAGAATGCAGAGTTGAAGAAGCCCTGGGCCTCTTCAATGGGCTCCTCTTGGGACTCACTACGTACAGTTATGTAAGGTGGTGGGCTCTGGATCGATATAGAATGTGCATTTCCAGTTTCTCCATTTTCCTTTGTACTCGTATATGTCAGAGTACTTTCTTCAAGATTTGTGGCACTAGGCCAAGGTCGAATGTTCGGGTTAGCCTTCTGGACAAATGGAAAGAACCTTCTCCTCTCGACCTTGGGAGTCAACTTCACGGATTTCTTCTGGGCAGACGACACAGACTGTCCTTCAATCTCGTTAAACTCGTGGAGATCCAGTGGTATAACTGTCTCCGGGTAATTTCGGGAGACTTTCGAGGCTGAGGGATTACCGATGATCTGCCTGGAGCAAAGGAATTCACGTGATGACTTGTTGCAGGGAGTTAGAGCTACACTGAAGGGAAAATTGGACCTTCTAcgtgataaatttttctcagatTTTTCAGAGAACTTTTCTTTCCATATAGTttcatgaattgaaaaataatcctaCTTCCTATCCTATTTATGAAAGTACAGGCACATAAATTGAGTTAGCCATCAGCTAACTTGATAAGACTTGGTAAGACTTTTTCCTCATTGGTCAATGTTCTCCAAGCGGATTCAAAGAGGGCGAGCATTCGGTCTCATATTTTCCCTAGTTCGGAAGATGTATGAGATATTGAGCAATGATGCAGAGTATTGCAATAACTTTTATAATGAGTTTCTGTAATTTATGGAAGGGAAAGGACTCACCGCTTGCCATTGAGGGGACTATCGTTCGAATGTGTCGTCAGACTCGCGGTGGATGTTCTCGGGGTGGGGGTTTGCTGCTCGGACTCTTCCTCTTCGGTTATTTCTGGCAGGAACATTGTTTGCTTCTCCTCGGGAACCCTGGAAATAAAATTAGAGCGTTATGGTATGGGATCGTGATAAATGTGTCGACAGATCAATTATCAACCTCGAATTGGCAATggcgaattaatttattcaccagATTGATTattcgtgttttttttcttttcaattaaaaaaaaatagtgtatttttcttttgaaaaatctactgatattaatgataatcatattctgaattctattttttgtaCTACAAACTAAGGAAAAACTAATAATTCTCCTGTGGGataatttctacaaaaaaatgattagtaTCATCGAGGgaaattgatgattaatttgTTGTCCAGATTGTTCTTATGATTTATAACCAAGAAACATATTTTTAGTACTAACATCATATTGGCGACACTGCCACGATATGTTTTCCGTTTGTACGCAGCAGCGGCTTCAGTATAAGGCAGTATGAGGTCCTCCGAGTCCCAGTAAATATCTTTGACAAGGGGTGGACACCGATTCATCAGAGTATCAACACCCAGATATGAGACCTTCGTGTGTCTGTCAATGAGCCAATTCAACTCAAAGTCCTCATCGTCGTCGCCAAAGGGATTTATCAGTTGCTCTGCCACCTGATGTAATAACAAAGTGAAAGGATCATTAGAGGGGGATTAAGGGGTAGACGAGAAAGATCCAACTGCCAACTACCTTTAATAATCCCATgtagaagaaaaattgaagaatcgtGAAAATTGGTAGATACTGGTCGAGCTCCATTTGAAAGGGCTTCTTGTCTCCTTCTATGTATTGTCTCCCTATCAGAGCTACGACGAAAAAACTGTAGGTCGCCAGGGTGACTACTTGTGTGTACACTAGGGGAATCGATACCCAATCGTAACTCCAGAGAAGTCCACATTTTGAACGAAAATCGTTGAATTCCTGGGGAGAAATaatattcttcattattaatttcattcaaaaacattgtgattttttcataaaatcggtattttttgtccatattgACAAAAATTAAAGGTCTGTCTATAGCTCTGTTTAGtgcatgtcagtattttatagttttttccAGAACAGTGTCGGAATGTTTgcaatagttttaataaacagaaagaaagaaggaaaagaaagaaatgagagaaaaagggCCTTTTGTTGAATGGGTCCGGAGTGTGAGGAGTTCGGTCACTAAGagttagttcctctggagacatcataggagaaagatataccttctgcctgcgataataaaattttcgccaatcaaatttttagccaagttaattaaaatttatagccAAATAGTTTGATTTAGTAAAttcctatccataatccaatagtcCAAATGTtaaattttcctttcattgcagatttttttaatgagttctATGGTTTAGTTTGTATGGTCCCAACAGgacaatataattttataatttttggtgGTTTTCGGAATCAACGCTCGGTTCTTCCTCTTGACTCCGTCTGGTTTCCAGATGTAGCTCTGGAAAAATCCCCATTGGGGAAAAACCTCCAGTAAAAGTCCCGAGAGGACTTGTCCATTTTATATTCTCAGGGAAGACCCCATAGCAATAATCCccaacataaaaatatttagagaGTGAGGTTCATAGTCGGGGAAAACCCAAAATCAATTAACTAATCTCGATGTACCATACAGAGAGAAaagttcactaaaaattaccgaactaCAATAATTTTATGCAACACGATTACCGATCAATAcagcaattttttcataaaaaattctctccatgcagtttatcagtgaatttttctttgacaTTACCTCCATGATAATCTTAAGTCCCTGAGCATCTGGTAGTCTGTGTGTCCGTCGAGCCTCCTTGAGTAAATTGATAAACCACGTGCATGGTATCCAATAGGTATTAAACTCAACACTGGGCACCGATAGAAACAGTTCTAGCTCCAGCGCAGTCATAAATCCGGAATCAACGACGTGGTCTAGCGTTGGAAATCGACGTTTTACGGCTGAACTTATGGACCGGAGAACCAGTATCAGTGATAAGTTAAGGTACCGCATTAATGACCTACGCAGCATACGTCCATAATCGTCGTTACCCGTCAAGTACAGGGCGACACTGTGCATCACTCTTGAACAATGAGCTTTATCATTAAGAGTGAATAATGGTTATTATTTTCTCGTGCAGTTTATTCaaaatggagaatttttctcctATTTTTGGAAAAGAAACTCCAAGACTTGGAAAcatttttgcaaaattaaagtgatttttttcacgatttcacacgacaaaaaattctcttaaaCTTCTCCCAACTAATTATTATCAGCAATAATAATTGACAAagtgtattaaaaaattctgatactTTACAGAACAATTGCCACTTCAAACATTTTCTGCGAAAATCTTAAATCAAGTAACTTCTGCAAGAATTCAATTATCGATTATTCTCATAGAATATTCTTCATTCAACATTTATAATTAGAAATACGTAGTTAATCACCGGACTTTCGCAATGTATTCATGCAAAGActaatgaaaagaaattaagtgatgaaattattttaatagcTCCTGCAGAACCACTAAAATGAGGAGATAATTCTTGAAATTGCATTTCTCGTCAACACATATTTCTCAGCTTTGCGCAACTTAAAATCTCTTCTTTTCTGTACTACAATATTTACCAGCAGATGCATTcactcatttttcaattagacAGGTGTACCATTTGTTATTTCACGTGAAAGGTGGAGAAGATTGCTATCCCCTGCGCCTCTTCAAGGATTTTGTTCGATTAAATCTCCTCTTCAGCGTGGGGTAGAGATATCGCACAATCTTCGCGCAGAACATGCAATTCTCAGAAGGAGAACTCCAACGAAAATTGATGGTGACAATTTGATTAGGTGCAGCACGATCGAAGGAATGCATATATATACTTTCAACTTTTATCAGTTAATTGTTACAACGACTTAATGTGAACAAATGGTGATAGGACACGCTTACTTGTCTGGCCAGGGGATTGCCATGTATTGCTGCCACCATCGTGCCGCTACGTATGCAACGTAAAAACCAAGGACAAAGCTGAGAGGAATGAGGCTGATGAAGGTATCACAGTAAACCACTAGTAGTTCAAATGtcctgaaattaaaattaaaatctcaTGACAATCCTGGTGGCTGTCATACAAAACATCTTGTGAAAGGAATCATTTGCATGAATAAGTAACTGCTATTTTTTGATTCATCAAGCCATTAAAAAAGTAGTAAAAGCAATCATTAAGACCTTAACGTATTCCATCAAAGTTCAAGTAACTATAAAACTTGAGAAACTAATTTCCAGTTGATAACAAGCACAACAGGAGAGAATGATTTACCTCTTGTAAgtgtcattaaaaatatgaCGATAGATTGCAGAAATAGCCCCGAAGAGTACACAGAACAACAGCAATTCCCTGTAGATGAGTTTGTAAAGGGAGCCCCGCCACATAAACAGCAGTCGAGTGAATCCACCGCTGGTCGAGCTTGCGACCTCGTACTGATACGACACGGTCATATTTACTAATTGTTAGATTACTGTTTTCCATTGAGTCCCGATACAATGTCGCGTATCGATGTTTCATTGTCGAGTAATGGACGCGCAATTTCCATCTCATTATGATAGCGGCATTATCTTCAGTCGTCAATTAGATTATTGTTAAGTCGTTCGGCGATATTCGGAGGTTTTTGGAAAGTTGCATTTGTATCTGGAACAATAAGAACTAATACTGATTAATTAGGTTACATCGACTGCATCTTCATTTCGTAAATTATATctacagggagagaaaaattcttgaaaaattacgtgtctattccgtaatctgctaattaaaacaatattgggtaaaaattacggagcagTTACGGACCTTTTcggtgaactttcaggaaaaagtaggAAACGTTTAGCGAAAACCTGTGTAACTATTGCGTAATTTTCGCTGAATACTATTTTTACTGGTAGACGTGTTCAGGTAGGAATCGCCAAGCTTCAGCCTCGGGTCAACCGTGGGTTAAGCCCGGCTGACCAAGCTTTGGTAATCCTAGACTCCACCAGGTTTGGTATCTTAGTCACACCAGAGAAAGCTCAGGCTTGGATCCTTTCCTGATATCAAACCTGGGTACCAAGCTTGTGCCAAGCCTGGGAAAAGTCTGGTTCATTCAGCCTTGGTTCATAGCGTCTcgaccagtcctgggcccagGCTGACGAACTGGCtgacatttatttctttttaactaggcggcatgctgattttacttacacgtgaaaccaaagggtggcaatgtcctatggtattatgcctaattgttaaccccatattgttacacaagtgtaaagtaagttttcgaatgccacagggtatctggttcatttgtaatttatctggatatgttgagtactataaactgtttgaataaatcctagacattttttaatatatgagcCTGGAAGGGCGCTGGTTCGAAGGCCTGGACGAGCCTTAATAAGTTAGCTTGGGCCAGCCTTCGttaccaggcctggccccacgtCACATTCCAATGGTCATCCACTATTGATCCAGGCTTGGATGCCAAGCCTCATCCAAGCTTACCTAGTCTTGGCAATATCTTGGGTGAAGCCTGGGCCATTGgtgatttcctacctgggtggAAACTTTCCTTTGCAGACGAGATCAGAAATAGCATTCGCAGCTCGGGTGGAAAAACATGATTTCCGCCCTTGACGCACAATATACTATTTTCTCTCTACAGTGAGCAGAATATTCGCCATGTCTTTTATCTTGACAACTCCGGCCTGGGCGCGCAACTTCCGTTGAATTTCTCGTGACCAGAAAATTGCGCTAACGAGAACCGAAATGCTCGCTCATCACGAAACGTCGACTAATAGAAACCACGGAGTGGTTTTTCCTGTATGTTACTTTATCTCAATCCTTTTCCTCGTCAAGATACTCGCAAAATCATGAGCACATGACTTTTGGACTCAATTCCTAGTTCCAGAAATGCATTTCGCTATTGTGAGGTTTCTTTTTTCCTCCCTATTCTCTCCTCCGAGGCTTATcgctaaaaaaaaagaacatggGGTTTTCATACCCGAGACCATTGTCGAGTTTACGAGTTTATACGGATTGTTTTAATCCTATATATCCAGTGCCATATTGTTCTCGTCATGGATTTTCAATTCACAGTATATGTGGACATTCGCAGTGGATGAATGTCACAGTGTTACTTTATCCAGGGCGGGTACGATGCAccttaaatattttatgttaATTGTGAGGAAAGACTAATCAAAAAGTGAGGTACAACAAAACTGTTCTATTCTAGTTATACACGTAAATAATGAGTCCACTAATTAATTATCTGTGTGTTTCATTTGTCTTAGGATCATATGGATGATTTCGTGGATGGTTCAGGAACTGTCCAGTTGAGTGGAATATTTCCTACAAATTTGTTTATAATCTTCTGtgttattcattttcaatcaaaaaagCTTAACCAACATTCAATAAGTAATTACAATTCGTCTGCTGTTCATTTTGAGAAATGCTtattaattgaagaaatttggacgaaagaaaaattcccagtgtacgatattttttctaatcaAAGAATTTATTACTCCGCAGAACAGTCATTATTTATCGCCCATTTTTTACCTGAAAATTAGTTATGAAACACagagaaatttaaatattaaaatgacAGAAGCTATTTCCTCACCGAGGATATATTTTTACTTTGCGAAGGGTTTTCTTTCTTAATGatgaatttacaaaaaactaagaaaaaattgatgaattaattaattatctaatttCCCAAGTGATTATTCTTTTCAATATGATAATTTGAACTTttgattcaatttaatttatcaaatgcGCAAGATTCATCTAAAATTCCGAATGCACAAGCTTTCAAATGTTTCCGGAAATAGCTGAAGGCCTGAAATGGTAATTTGGCGAATGCATCGAAGTACAAATTTCCCGTCATTCAAATCAGCCAAATTCCCA
This DNA window, taken from Diachasmimorpha longicaudata isolate KC_UGA_2023 chromosome 8, iyDiaLong2, whole genome shotgun sequence, encodes the following:
- the LOC135165176 gene encoding centromere-associated protein E-like isoform X3; translation: MLREELDRYKSLELTPEQEKQLYEKMRNKRFIEGEHMETTEDNFKINELEDETLVSEASDMTIPYNSNLISYSSFTSTESLTPESKTYDSDVTSKVPSNSSTIDEEVTLSNRSCDSRGLESTSGPIDSERTRIIKNESMIISLENALGVKKAEIAELREKMRNLVGELRERETKNKNLQDHLRSMQSQLEMMAERNSAIEEYKKIANGKNLIDQLKTKLDEKREQCLEMSKEINKLRQRQNNDEVRAERDDLNNKLQELLRSLKSFGVEPSEKGLEKILRERKELIESENNWHLQCLDHEEEIGKLSHLMDRMCNQHQERENDLTKTIENLKMESRNKNKKLDEYKDKMSTMLKTFEEKIIYQKSLADRNIEDGNIDRVLSLYLQKSVDKFTEISEAFECLRSTEGDGPGPGTNEIEQLKNELMEPMQELKEQIVKKTNEANLYLNRYEDCQRIIEVQSEELKQLRGTQHKLDERSSIIEELKKSQSKMELKFVELHKEHYNLTNTIENLTSELSRKNEEIMNLETERDSLSCRLTSSGIELKSKDDKINSLKRENLEIEGKLKEAEANAVKIQSEIKVLKHESDIINQLSFLQKEITKYAKEKKRLEESILHLREEFKTCHSSNQTLDESLSEKIKEKESLQNKIAEMKENISNLSNELTFNNFDRRNIMSLPLKLCESIEVLKKRLQSSSSGTEHSRPSNDRLENDVEEYQSQLFGNCNDRTTIRKSEIFFNRNLQLMEGTKSGLHPIHFKGDDERGKSIHQENEQLSSGPTDGKIVMQDTPPKTVQGDYENLERNYGGVKSVKGSEGHYYVPVSADTKPWISNLIEKSVPQKSELFVKPEPVSNDPPKVSVFRNPQTFFRDIKSPVTIQSSGQSDMRAPFYDTASMNQRYGQDVQLPRYEYHIKLHDVPASKTTFQVDTSNKNFIRACSARRKNNN